One Conger conger chromosome 7, fConCon1.1, whole genome shotgun sequence genomic window, TCTGTCCTTAATAAACACTTTGATGAACACATTATCAGTAAATACTGTCAGGATCAATATACATGCACATAGCTGAAGCTTCTGCTTTCCTTTTTATGAAACTTATTTTACAAAAGCCCTCTCCTTCACGTTCATCATTGTCTGTCTTTAGCATAGATTCTGCAGCAGAACTTTGATTTAAATTGGACGTCGAACTTTCAAAGTCCAACATAGAttatccaaaaataaaaatacacatataGTAAAGATGACAAGTTCATGCGAAAATGTCCATGCCCATGTAGCATTTCCTTTTTGCTTCAGCTTCTAAGGGCGTAGACTCGCCATTTCAGAGATGCGAGTTCGGCAGCCCTGCCGTTTTAACCGTGAGCCATCTGTGGGCTCTGCGGTAACTGATGGTGCCCATGAACCCAGGGCTCAGAGTCCTTCCTGGCCCATCTTCACCCGCTTCAGCCAGCCCTTCCAGGGTGCCTGTGTCTTCTCTGAGGTACTGGAGGAGGTGGTGCAAGGCGTGGAGGCACGTCTGTGCTCAAGCTCGGGGGCGCTGGACCAATTTAGGAACGGTAGCCGGTTGGTGCGGGTCTTCCTCAGGCCAGTTTCTGACAGCTGTTGGCTTTGCAGCTGCTGGTTGAGGATCACTTGGATGTCATCCTGTGAGAAGACACAATACGTTCATCAAGACTGTACCCAGTGATGTGAAAAAATAACCCTTTGATTTGAAATGGGACAGGTTGACTGTAAAGACTCAAATGTGCTTAACCTTAATCTAATGCATTCTTAGTGGGTGCTGAATCCTTAGTTAAAATTGCAGAAATCCAATGAGAAAGACAGCACTCAATCTTCCATTCTATTACTAACATGGATGCGTTTCAGCAAAGCACGCTGAGGAAGGCTTGGTTTGCCGAAAGTCGTCCGTGCTGATGATGAATTGCAGAAAGGCGTGATTGAGAAGGGTATCCTCATTGGATAATAAGTTAAATGTAACCACCGGAGctcttttaaaaacacaaaacggcACTGAGTCCCAACCAGATGGCCCTGGCTGCACTGCCTGGCGCTGGCTCTCGCACTGATCTGCCCGAGCCAGCTGCCACTCTCATTTAAACACTTGCTCTTTAAACTGCCAGTGTAGAAACAGCCGTGACCACCCAGGTCCTGACCGTGTAACAAGGCCGTATTTGCTTTGAAACCGACACTGACGGGGGCTGCCCCTAGCTGCTGACCTGCCAGGCCTCCAGCTCCTGAGACAGCTCCAGCTTGCGGTGAATGGCCTCCAGGAGCTGGTTGTTCAGGGACATCATGTCAGTCTTGCAGCGCAGCAGCTCTTTCTCCATGGCGTTCTTCCTGCTCGCAGCAAAGAGGAAACGGGCATCACATCACTCATGTCGTCCATGTTTATGTCTGAAGCGTTTTTTTCTATTGCTAGACCGACATGAGAGCCTGGGCCTGAGCCAGTCCACTCACTTTGCGATGGCTTCATCTCGGTCCCGTATGGCCTGTtgtgtcacctctctctcctggctgTTCTCCACACGGGTTTTCAGCTCTGAATTTTCTGCCATGAGCTTAGAGTTCTGtgagaagggggggagggggggggggtgttcaggAGTCCACCTAATACAGTTTCATTACCCCAGTGTAtccatttaaataaacacaccaaGTGGCTAGTTCCTAGTATATTCACCCACATATGTTTTTTGCTGTTACCAACAAGAACATTTCtggagagtgtgggagtgtgcaaTAACGTGCTGTGTCCTGTCTCTgccttaaaatatatttatgtctGTAGACAACTACTTACTATTTTCATGacttatttatttgcacaaCACTTCATCCGAGACATCAACCTGAAATTATAACACATCCAACAGCCCAGAATCATCCTTGTGTGTATTGTTTCATCAGAATTGTTGAAATCTTTGGTGTAGATGAGCAAAAGGCAATGAAAATTGTAATTGATTTTTATCAGCTTGATTTTACAGGCAACATATGACACATTTAACATATAAAGGTCAAATTCCTAATCTAGAAATAATACACAATAAATGTGTGTCTATTATTGCAACCCTATACATTCTTAtgacaaaatataataaaatgatattgccatctatattttacattatattaagtTCATTAGAGTCTTTAGGAACTCAACTGGGCAGCCACAACTGTTTCACTGGGGTATAAATATGAGGTGACGCATTCCAAACTCCCTTAGTCATCTATTAACGTGGTCAGAGAACATACAGGGAAGGTCATACACCACACAAATTGAAtgagacaaaatgtttttgcctttAAAAAGGCAAACACCCATCTCAACTCTTAGGGGAAATAATTGACATGTTTAAAATGACTATAGCTGTGAGCCTGTCTGGGGGACATGGGCTACAATATCAGGAAATTTTATCTAGCATTTTTGTTCATATTAATttaaggtgccaataattatggccATATATCTGTAATTGGTATAATGACAGTTATGATTATACTATTAAATATACTGCCACATGtcttaattaatgaatgaataatgaataaaataatgaatccaAATACGACCACATGGTGGCGCATAGAGCATATGCTGAGCTGCTGACTCAATGAAGCAGTATTAAAATCAACCCAGGTGGTGTGGTTTGATCACGTGCAtacacattcaaaataaaatcccATTTAAAGTccactttaaccctttaaggtgtaagatcacaaatatgagaTTAGAATGATCTTAACAAGCACAAGTTCCAGAATGCTGACTTCGAAtttaacattacaaaaaaaCTACTAAAAGTTAATTTCTTCACCTTCTTTTTCCAGTTCAATCCTGTGCTGCAGGAGTGAGCATACCTAAAGTCCACTTTGTACGCATAACTACATTAACCCATTCATGTTCATGCACTTTCCTTCAAATTGCTGACACATTAAATCTCTGCAGGAAGACAGGGTGATACATTGATGGGTCCTGCTCTATTTCCACCCTCCCGGACAACACAAGCTCTTGTTACCTGATCCTGGAGCTCCTGAATCAGGTCCGCATTCTCACGCACACTGCCAACAATGGGGGCATTCAGCTCCTGAGAGACAGAATGTTACACGCAGATCAGGTGTCAGCTCTACAGCCCCAGTGCGCCTCTTTCTTCTGACTGGGCGGGGGTAGGATCTCGGTGCACGGTCAAGCTTTAGTTTCTGACCAGCATGTCAGTGTCCTAAACTCCTTTCACAGACCCCTTATGTGCAAGGCATCTCTGCTTTCACAAGCAGCGAACTGGTTCATCGCTGTTCAACAGGGGAACAGGAGAAGCAATGTCCCACAGAGAATAGTCTAATTTAAGCCTTTTGTCAGCTTTATGTAATCTAAGGACAGCAAGAAATCTGCCAATGTTTATTCATACACAGCATTCATAAGGGCCAGTGCAAACAGTACTTTCATGCAGGAGTAAGGGCGTTGGCTTCAAGCAAATGAACCAGACTTCTGGCTAaccccattctgacatctgaTATAATAATTTATAGCGAGAACACAAGTGAATTCAAACACTGCCTGCGGTCACATCGACATACTTGTTGAATACAAGTTCATTGAGGTCAAAAATAAAGCAAGTAACAAAGCATTCGCTGGAGTCCACACTGATGTTAAAGATAGAACATGCATTCACTGCACAGTGAGCGAATGCAGGCCATGTTCtgttatctctctctgtctcactaaGACCAACATCAGGATCCCCCATCAAGACAAAGAACAAAGCACTAGCAGAGCAGTGTCTGTTTTTAACCTGCGGTTTTGGTGTGAGTGTACCTGGTAATGAACAGCGTGAGGTGGGCTGTGGTTCCTGTTTGAGCAGCTGTGCTGGGGGTCTCACCTGAGGGGCGCGGTCGCAAGCGAGTCTGTGAGCCGTGGTTCTGAGCAGGAGAAGTGCGCCGTCCAGGTTCTCCTGGCGCAGGGAGTCCAGGGCCCTTTCTTGGTCCGTTAGGGGAAGCAGGACCTTCAGGACAGACAGCACTTCCTCCTTCACCTGGGAGAGGGAGACCTCATTCATGTAAAAATCATTTTAGGATTGTTGCTTTAAGCTTTGACCAGAGTCAACTCCCCAAAAATGCAAGCAATAGAATGAAAGACATACATAAAACTACATAAAAATCATTTAGGCAGGACAACATGCCATTTATATAAAACTACTGCCTCAATAACAGCAAAAGAGATAATGGACATTATGAAGTTGTTGATAATGGAAAGCACAGCAATGGCAAAAACAGGAAATCAAACcgcatcacatttcttcccaggTGAGCTAACACATCCTGTATAACACCTACTCTGTAGTGATGTCTGGCCTCTAATCGGCAGATGTGGGCAGTTTCATAGAAAGCCTTTTAAATAAACAGGAAATATGACACAAAGGAAGAACAGctaaaagggaaaaaatgcaacaaacagCCAAAATAAGCATGTTGTTGCACTTTAAAAAGACTCCAACCTTCAGAATCTTGTCTATTGTTTTAGATGTAGTGTACATCCACAAAATACTGTGGCACTTTTGTTCTAATACAAGTACTATCCGGTGGACAATGTAGATAATCTCAGAAGTATGTTTTATTAGAAAGAGACTGTTATAAATGACACAGCCCGTAATTAGCCCGTAAAAGGAAAATGTGGGCAGCAGGATCTTTACATAGCATATACCCATAGCTGATCAAAAGAGATTTGTCTAAAtccaacaacacacaacaagtTCAAACAACTTTAGTACTCCTCCAAACTTCATTTGTCTATCTCTCTTTTCCCCTTCCTCCTAATCTGTCTCTCAATAGACCAGAGTATGTCTTTCCTTCGAGATAATAAGtccagagagagggaaggtACTATTTAGGTAACCCTGGAATCGACATCATTTCCTTCCATTGTTTCCTCCTGCTCAGCCCTAGGCACATCTCACCCAAACAGCCAAGCAAACACATAGGGGCTCTGTGCATCTTCAGACAACAGATACGAAGGTATAGTAATGATATAGGAATGATCCAGAGGCAGGATGGCCTTTACATGGGACAAGCCTGCTGAGTGGAGGCTACCTGCTCCTTGTCCTGACTCCAGCTCATGTTACTGAAGCTCTGCTCCAGCTCAGACAGGAGAGATGCTTCGCTCCGCCCAGACTCCTGCATGGAGATCTCCTCCTGTAGCTGCTCCAcctgctcctgcagctgctggttCCTCCCACGTGACACCTCCACCTCTTTCTCAGCCTCCAccagcttcacacacacagacaaaaggaCCCACTCAGTATCAGTGTCACAAAggatacacacaaatacatatactgAGCTCATGTTTAGGCTCACCCACGCACGTACACACCCACCAACACACAATCGCACTTAAATAcccataaacacagacacacacacacactataatacaGAGATACAAACACTCACTTATGCATGTTGCATAATCCCTACACTGAATAAATCCTGTAATTCTGGTTTCTATGTACAAACAAAGCAGAGTTTGACGGTACCAGAAAAAATATGGAATCCGGCAATGCCAGTTACAACAACAAATCAAACCTGAAGCGTTGGTGAAACTGGCGTTGAAACTAGGCGAGTGGACTATCCCCATTCCGCAGAGTCTTAAGCGATGAGTTAAGGAGCGAATACCTGTTGAGTGCGCTGGCGGCCCTGTTCCTCCTGCAGAACGAGCCGCTTGTGCAGGGAAGCCAGGCTGTCCTGCAGACCCGCATTCTCCTGACACACAGCCTCCAGACGCTGCTCCAGAGACAAGTTCTTCTGCGACAGACGCGCCACCTggacgcaagcacacacacagaggcaagcCTGTCAGGCAGGGGCAGAGGGCCTACTATTTGACTTCATTAACTTCATcaacttcattttttatttttgtttacctGTGCTTTCCCCTGAACAGGCAGGTAAGCATATATAAGTTGTAGCTTCTGATCACAAAACAAGTTTTTCACATAGATCACTTTTAATTAGTTTTTACCTACACGGCACAGCAGCCGGAGGGACTGAAACTGAccagtttttacattacattacattacattattggcatttggcagacgctcttatccagagcgacgtacaacaaagtgcatacccataaccaggggtaagtgcgctgaaagatcctagagggaagtacaatttcaattgctacccgtacaacaaagataaggaccagggcctatttcttttttctttttttttatcaacaaataaacaaacaaacaacaaagcaaaagtgaccaaacttaactatccaaatactgcttacctagccaactaaaaataccgaaacactacgtaagtcacaaagacaacaattcaggttcacagggaggtagggagggatggggagaggtgctgcttgaagaggtgcgtcttcaagcagcacctctttTACCTACGAAACTGAAGCGCAGCAGGGTCAACAGCAGCCCCTGTACCTCACCTGCTCTTTCAGGGCACTGATGAGCTCCTCATCCCGGGGCCCGGAGCGGCCCTGCTGGTGGAAGCTCTGCTTAAACACCTGCAGCTCTGCCGTCAGCACCCGCTCAGCCTCTAATGCCTGCATGGAGTGGAGAGATTCAATATTAATAAGTTTCAATATTCCAGCCAAATCACACATCATAGcaaaatttacatttgaaatgaacatttcctacaaacaggaaaattctacacagttcagTTCACTCAAAACCTCAGCAATGAACTTGGGTAATGGATGTTCAAAATAACGTTGGAATAACAATTAAttctaaacaaaaaagaaaaaactatagtgactgagcatgtgcagagcAAAGCCtcttgaaaaaaggaaaacactgCAGGAACTGGAGCCTAGAGGCACAGACAGAGGTTAGTGTCCAGAGCCCTCAATAAGCTGTTTGCCAGAGTGGCGTCAAGTCCCATTACACATAGACAAAGATGGACAAGGGACCTGCAGTGGGCAGAGAGGGGCATCTTGGTCTTGCAAATTACATCGTCATGCCCCATTGGACAGAGCCAGGGATAAAGGCAGGGGATAGGAGTGGACATGTGTGGCGGTATCAAGCAGAAGAGAAATGAAACAAATTCCATTAAAATTAACTAAACTGGGCTTTGCATTGTGCATGATAACGAGAttgcaaaacactttcatttgCATGGCCCTTTACTGGTTAGGTTGTGTCTGAACAAATCTAGCCATTTGGACATTTATAGCTAGACTGAAACCCTTTGTATACAAGAGATGTGTACTTATGTAACATGGTTGTTACACATGATTAATTGCCTCCGCTGGAGATGCAGTTTTCTGCGCTCAGTTTGAGGAGTAGTGCTGTTTGTTCTTTGCTTGCATCTGCGATCTCATTAACCCACACAACTAATAAGTAAAAATACTAAAAACCAAAGCCTCTTTGTGTAGAAACTAATTAGGTTTGACATGAAAATACATCCTCAATAACATCTCTTCACTCAAATAATGAATCAGTCAGGAAGTGTACAACAATACCAACTGAAGAATGTTTCATGCTACTAAGTACTGAAATTCCCACTTCCCAAGGCTATCAAATATACCGTGCAgaccgtaagtatttggacagtggtacagtttctgttttggctctgtactgcagcacattggatttgaaattaaacaatgaatatgaggtgaaagtgcagtctgtcacctttaatttcactgtaattacatccatatttggtgatctgtgtaggaattacatccctttgtATAcatagtcttgattcttggcttttgattgcctttggagtctgttattgccgtttgtcaatatgagggccagagttgtgccaatgaaggaaggaaagccattatgaggcagataaatatatatttttaaataggaCAAACAATAGGCCTACCAAACCAAACTTTTTGGAACATCactgagaagaaagagagcaccagtgtgtgtttgggaccattgccttgctgtaggatgaagcatTGTTCAATGAGTTTGGAGGAATTTGATTTAACTTTATAAGATGCTTCTGACTAATGGTAAacaactgagaagccaactgtccaattaatatttcaaatccagggtgctagagtacagagccaaaagaacagaaattgcaccactgtccaaatacttacggaccaaATACTGTACGTTTATGAATCCGCACTGATGTTTCTACAATAACTTTGAAAAGTTTTGAAGCTGAAATTGATTACCGTAgcctcatgttttttttacacagagaaCTACATAATCAATAATATGATTTACTGTAACATTTTAATGCTATGCTACTGCCAGATTTGAAAAATAGCCCTACCCAGAGATTATATTTCAGTACTTTCAGCATTCCTGGTTAACCATATTGCTCCTTGTCAAAAGATTTATTGGGCCTTGAACATAGTTATCCTGTTactgtatatgtccacaatggttgcttggcaaaaaaaaaaaaaaaggaaatcaacGGATACCACCTCTTCTGAACATTTGTGTTAATTTTCCATAAAGGTATATTATTGTAGATTTAACTACTTTGCTAGACCATCaatccattcattatctaacctgcttattcttGGTCTGGGTCGTGGGGAGAGCGGGGAGCTGCTGCCTATCCCAAcatgcagggcggcctgtagcgtagtggttaaggtaaatgactgtgacacagaaggtcagtggttctaatcccggtgtagctacaataaaatcagcacagccgttgggcccttgagcaaggcccttaaccttgcattgctccaggggaggattgtctcctgcttagtctaatcaactgtacgtcgctccggataagagtgtctgccaaatgccaataatgtaatgtaatgcattgggcaagaggcaggaatccaccctggacaggttaccAATCTACTGCATTAATCTAGACCATTGAAACAAACTTAAATCATGTTTTCTCATGATACCtctactttttttattttacagattgTTTTACGTTTCTCAGTCAATATTTTTATGGTTTAACAGCCCAGTGATCTTAGTTTCTGCCTGACAgaagttaaataaaaatgtttgaagGGTGATATTTTGACAAGGAAAATATGGCAAGCTCCTTGGGGAGAAAATGAATAACTGCTTTACATCCATTCTGAGGGATGAGCACAATCTGGTTCCTCGTTTGAAGCATTATCAGTGAGACACACTCAACCCATTTACATATTCATTTGTTCAGATTGAAGTAATAACCCCTTGGCGTAACACATTAAAACAATGACAGGAAAAACCCAGCATGAGTAGGGTACAAGTTCTCTCCAGATAAAGAATCATTCATTTCCCTGAGTGATGATCAATGACAAGGGttgcacattaaataaatcacCATTACACATTCAAATGTTTACAACATAAATACTGAATCTCAGTATCACTACAGTGTCAGACCTGAGTGAACCTTAGTTGGAATGCAAATCATGAGACTGAAAAGGATTGTCATTGATATCATGCGTACACAGATCCCCAACAACTAGgttatgattataataatacataagGGCACAGCAACGCTGTGGACTAGCCTGGCAAATCAGTTCAGAGTTGAGATTCACACACAGGGAATATCGTTGGCCTGGCAGCCAACGAGAGGTCCGGCAACATAAACATATTTCAAAAGAATAGATTGCATCTTTCCTCTGAAATGTACACAGAGGCAGTGAAACActaaacacacatagacatagacatacTCAAGctctcaaaaaacaaataaaaggacTACACAGAAGACAAACATGCTTGTACGGATACACAAACACTCGGATACAGACTTACTCAAACACTCATGACACTGAGTATTCCAGGCACTACTGAACAAGGGAAAATAACTGGCAGACACCGACACTAGAACAGAGAAAGCCCACTCCAACTCACCTTCCCAGGTAGCACGcacctggagagagaggcactgcTGTTCACCAGGTCTGGTAAAGCGTTATCCATGAAGGGGCAGAGGGAGCCACTGACTTCACTTTTCAATAGGCCAGAGCCTTCCACAGTCCCCTTCAGCTCTGGCTTCATAACACTGGCTGAAGGCACAGTGTCACCCATGGCCTCCCAGCCAGACAAACAACCAGGAATGAGGAAGGCAGATGGAACAAGAATGCTCGCAAACACGTTTTCCTGCCTTTGAGTTGTGAAGGAGGTCAGCAATAGGCTGACACTGACTTCTGGCTTCCAGAGTGGAATGGTTAATGTCTCACAGGAGAGAGGGCTACTCCCTCTCCACCGAGACTATTACAGTACGCACAAATTAGCTATCTTTACCACTCAGGCCGTTACCAGGAAACAGAGGCACAAATGTCTGGCTTTCAGCCATGCAAATCACAAACCTGTTTTTGTCAGTACATCTTGGAAGAACTTTAACCTCAGTCAAGCCAACCTGGTGAACTAATTATGCTTCATGGTGCACATAAAGCCTGTTACCTGGACAATTTATCACATAAAATGATAACAAGCAGGCTGTACATTACCATGGGAACAGATCACTGTGTTTGACGTCTTCATCGCAAACTACTGTACGTCAGTCTTAAAGCATTACAGCGTGATCAACAAATTCCTGGAACTGATTCAGGAAAATAGAGATATGAGATAaaaagagatttaaacaaaGGAGTCACTGGGCCGTGACTTGGCTTCCAAGTTTCTgttgtaaaaacaacaaaatgaaaaacaaagctATGCCCTAAAAAGACTCACATACACTAATTCAATTTAGAcaaaatattctcaaaatacAAGCTTCCTGTTGTATACCACATCCTCAGCTCCTATAACCTGGGGATTTTTTACCTTCATTTTAAGATTTGAAAATATTGTTGCTGAAAATGTTTCCTGATTTAGAAACTAAGGTGTCCAACCCAAAAGGTCTCTTTATTTCTTGACTGAATAAGCCAAACAAAACCAttgcacacttacacatattttaaatgtatttcatgaGTTGTGCTCCTGGTTATAAATCAGACAAAACACCTAGTATCTTTGTTCATTTTGactgttttcttctgttttaaTCTCTTTCATTGTTTCTGTGACTATACTGAGTTTTACAATAGGGATTGAGCAATGCTCTCCAAATTTCTGCTCAAACATACTACAGGTGGGAAGCCAATCTGTTGGAACTTTGGTGTTTGTTCAGCTTGATGATAAAAGTGTCATGTCACTTCCTTATACTACAAGGCAATCATTCTTATCTCGAAGGACTTACAATGTAGAAGAAACATAAACACATTCACGTGATTAGTATGAGCAGTGATTAGTATGAGCAATGGTGCCAGACCTGGTGAAAACATTCCCAGATACTTTTAGATATATACTggaacactacattacagtatgtaATGATGCTAACCAGGAACCAAAATACTAATTCTGAAAAGTCGTCTTCCTGTTCCTTATGGAAAAAAACTTAGTCAGATGACTTAATGTGCATCTTATTATAATGCAGTATTgactcaaacacaaccacagTGCAATGTCATAAATTCCCAGCTGGCTTTGTCCATCCCATAATTCAATGCTGCACAGTCCTGAAGGTGTTTGTGGGTACAACAGAGCAAGACTGCATGTCTGCCATTCCAGAGTAGATTACATCTCTCTCTGGGATAATTCATCCATACCCCCTTGTTTCTTTTAGAGGtattcattctaaaaatgtgtcactgtcaaatgtgtaaaaaatgtgTGGGTACATCGGCCTCTCAGCTGCAAGACGTCCAGAAGTAATTCTGATTGCATAAAGAATACACCTATAACCAGCCCTAAGAAGAGAATCATGAAGCCATAAAAATGATAATACCATTAAAAGGCCATAACCTGAATAAGTACCAAAAGTGGGAGTGCTAGGGGGTGGGGATGGATGGGAAAAAATATCTTCAGTCTGCCTTGGAAGATGGCctgggattctgctgtcctgaccatTGCGGGAAGTTAATTCCCCGACTGGCAGCCAGTACAGTTCACTCCTTACTGAAACTAAAATGGAGCTACAAAATGCAATTATAAGATTTCTCACTCCTGTATAATCTCTGACCTTTACACCAAAGCAGTACATTCAAGTGACAAAACTAGTTTCCATAACAAAGCAATGAAAATGGAGACACATCCTagaatcataaataaataacccatgccatttttttctgcttggactgttattatttttttgttgtcataCCTGGATACCTGTAGCTTTGCATGTCAGACCATGTGGCATATatacatagctagctagaaaTGGCTAAGAGGATGGTGCTAACCAGGCTACAATACAAGTTTTAAGGGCTTCAAAAGGGCTGACCTTGTTGAGCTGTTCTTTCAGTCGGTTGGTCT contains:
- the LOC133133702 gene encoding BICD family-like cargo adapter 1 isoform X1; amino-acid sequence: MSRVKEWLFKSHGMELEEDFYSFDYAEELSGYQDPNELLAALKQKEEEVILAAELGNALLLENRQLKEENDKLHEQYSDKLEELEQSRHELRVKLDSCETAWENQVVELERDVQELTIQTQRLNQALTEAERCKKQTQREHADETNRLKEQLNKALEAERVLTAELQVFKQSFHQQGRSGPRDEELISALKEQVARLSQKNLSLEQRLEAVCQENAGLQDSLASLHKRLVLQEEQGRQRTQQLVEAEKEVEVSRGRNQQLQEQVEQLQEEISMQESGRSEASLLSELEQSFSNMSWSQDKEQVKEEVLSVLKVLLPLTDQERALDSLRQENLDGALLLLRTTAHRLACDRAPQELNAPIVGSVRENADLIQELQDQNSKLMAENSELKTRVENSQEREVTQQAIRDRDEAIAKKNAMEKELLRCKTDMMSLNNQLLEAIHRKLELSQELEAWQDDIQVILNQQLQSQQLSETGLRKTRTNRLPFLNWSSAPELEHRRASTPCTTSSSTSEKTQAPWKGWLKRVKMGQEGL
- the LOC133133702 gene encoding BICD family-like cargo adapter 1 isoform X2 codes for the protein MGDTVPSASVMKPELKGTVEGSGLLKSEVSGSLCPFMDNALPDLVNSSASLSRCVLPGKALEAERVLTAELQVFKQSFHQQGRSGPRDEELISALKEQVARLSQKNLSLEQRLEAVCQENAGLQDSLASLHKRLVLQEEQGRQRTQQLVEAEKEVEVSRGRNQQLQEQVEQLQEEISMQESGRSEASLLSELEQSFSNMSWSQDKEQVKEEVLSVLKVLLPLTDQERALDSLRQENLDGALLLLRTTAHRLACDRAPQELNAPIVGSVRENADLIQELQDQNSKLMAENSELKTRVENSQEREVTQQAIRDRDEAIAKKNAMEKELLRCKTDMMSLNNQLLEAIHRKLELSQELEAWQDDIQVILNQQLQSQQLSETGLRKTRTNRLPFLNWSSAPELEHRRASTPCTTSSSTSEKTQAPWKGWLKRVKMGQEGL